One stretch of Janibacter limosus DNA includes these proteins:
- a CDS encoding VOC family protein produces the protein MILWTDDVPSGYERLIELGATPVKSPEPWLDRLLIVWVEDPDGHLVQVVQATS, from the coding sequence GTGATCCTGTGGACTGACGACGTTCCCTCAGGCTACGAGCGACTCATCGAGCTCGGCGCAACGCCCGTCAAGTCGCCAGAGCCCTGGCTCGATCGTCTACTGATCGTCTGGGTCGAGGACCCGGACGGCCACCTGGTGCAGGTTGTCCAAGCCACGAGCTGA
- the hutI gene encoding imidazolonepropionase → MSTLVTNIGELVTCDGTGEGGAGLRSDMALVVVGNRIAWVGEASAAPAADSVIDLEGRCVTPGFVDSHAHLVFAGDRSEEFAARMAGQAYDGGGIGVSVAATRAADDDWLRAALAARIAEMRAQGTSTVEVKSGYGLTVADEERALRLAAEVTDEVTYLGAHVVPAEMREDRAAYVSLVTGEMLTACAPHARWIDVFCEPHSPHAFTGEESREVLLAGRAAGLGLRVHGNQLGHGPGVQLACELGAASVDHCTYLSAADVDALVGAAGTTTATLLPGVEFSTRSPYPDARALLDAGVSVALASDCNPGTCYSSSMPFVIALAVREMGMTPSEAVVAATRGGASALHRDDIGRIEVGARADLTVLEAPNHLHLSYRAGVPIARVLEV, encoded by the coding sequence ATGAGCACTCTCGTCACCAACATCGGTGAGCTCGTCACCTGCGACGGGACGGGCGAAGGGGGAGCCGGCCTGCGGTCCGACATGGCGCTCGTGGTCGTCGGCAACCGGATCGCCTGGGTCGGCGAGGCCTCGGCCGCACCCGCCGCGGACTCGGTGATCGACCTCGAGGGGCGTTGTGTCACACCGGGGTTCGTCGACTCCCACGCACACCTCGTCTTCGCTGGCGACCGGTCGGAGGAGTTCGCCGCGCGGATGGCCGGGCAGGCCTACGACGGTGGGGGGATCGGTGTCTCGGTCGCGGCCACCCGTGCGGCCGATGATGACTGGCTGCGCGCCGCCCTCGCCGCGCGCATCGCCGAGATGCGCGCCCAGGGCACGAGCACCGTCGAGGTGAAGTCCGGTTACGGACTCACGGTCGCCGACGAGGAGCGCGCGCTGCGGCTGGCCGCCGAGGTGACCGACGAGGTCACCTACCTCGGCGCGCACGTCGTGCCGGCCGAGATGCGCGAGGACCGTGCTGCCTACGTCTCGCTCGTCACGGGGGAGATGCTCACGGCCTGCGCGCCGCACGCGCGGTGGATCGATGTCTTCTGCGAGCCGCACTCGCCCCACGCCTTCACCGGTGAGGAGTCGCGGGAGGTGCTGCTCGCCGGTCGGGCCGCGGGACTCGGGCTGCGCGTGCACGGCAACCAGCTCGGGCACGGGCCCGGCGTGCAGCTGGCCTGCGAGCTCGGGGCCGCGAGCGTCGACCACTGCACGTACCTGTCGGCCGCGGACGTCGATGCACTGGTGGGGGCGGCCGGGACGACGACCGCCACACTCCTGCCGGGCGTGGAGTTCTCCACCCGCTCGCCCTACCCGGACGCGCGGGCCCTGCTCGACGCCGGTGTCTCGGTGGCGCTGGCCAGCGACTGCAACCCCGGGACCTGCTACTCCAGCTCGATGCCCTTCGTCATCGCGCTCGCCGTCCGCGAGATGGGGATGACCCCGAGCGAGGCGGTCGTCGCCGCGACCCGTGGTGGCGCCAGCGCCCTGCACCGCGACGACATCGGCCGCATCGAGGTCGGTGCACGCGCTGACCTCACGGTGCTCGAGGCGCCCAACCACCTGCACCTGAGCTACCGGGCCGGTGTGCCGATCGCGCGGGTGCTGGAGGTCTGA
- a CDS encoding NUDIX domain-containing protein, with protein MTSDEPTEDQVKASTTRPNLATEAGRLAFNKILNARMPRKRLIAQGILRTDGDRIALCELTYKKDWDLPGGIVDPGESPAHCVVREVKEELGLDVAVRSLLAVNWLPPYRGWDDALLCLFDLGHVPEDFLERASLEAREIKAVHWADAATVAERVAPYTARMVAEVLARVEGTVYLENSADPQGPTAAEGP; from the coding sequence ATGACGAGCGACGAGCCCACCGAGGACCAGGTCAAGGCCTCCACGACTCGGCCCAACCTCGCGACCGAGGCGGGGCGCCTCGCCTTCAACAAGATCCTCAACGCCCGGATGCCCCGCAAGCGCCTCATCGCCCAGGGGATCCTGCGCACCGACGGCGACCGCATCGCCCTGTGCGAGCTGACGTACAAGAAGGACTGGGACCTGCCCGGCGGCATCGTCGACCCGGGGGAGTCGCCTGCCCACTGCGTCGTGCGTGAGGTCAAGGAGGAGCTCGGCCTCGACGTCGCTGTCCGCAGCCTGCTCGCGGTCAACTGGCTGCCGCCCTACCGCGGGTGGGACGACGCGCTGCTCTGCCTCTTCGACCTCGGCCACGTCCCGGAGGACTTCCTCGAGAGGGCTTCGCTCGAGGCCCGCGAGATCAAGGCGGTCCACTGGGCCGACGCAGCGACGGTCGCCGAGCGGGTCGCGCCCTACACCGCCCGCATGGTCGCCGAGGTCCTCGCCCGCGTCGAGGGCACGGTGTACCTCGAGAACTCCGCGGACCCACAGGGCCCGACTGCCGCTGAGGGGCCGTGA
- the merA gene encoding mercury(II) reductase translates to MPTKYDLAIIGSGGGAFAAAIRATTLGKSVVMIERGTLGGTCVNTGCVPSKALIAAAEARHVAADASAQFPGIAMTAEQVDMPALIAGKQSLVESLRGEKYADVADSYGWPVWQGDAAFAGTFDAPMLEVAATDGTVQAIEAEHYLVATGSRPWAPPIDGLDEAGYLTSTTAMELDQVPESLLVLGGGYVALEQAQLFARLGSQVTVLARSRLASKEEPEVSRTLQQVFADEAIRVVRRALPTRVSREAATGQVLVTADVSGGEQEFRTDQVLVALGRRPVTDGLNLGPVGVKTGGFGEVVVSDRMQTSNPRIWAAGDVTGHPEFVYVAAHHGTLVAENAFAEADRAVDYARLPRVTFTSPAIGAVGMTEKEVVASGIRCDCRVLPLHHVPRALVNRDTRGFIKIVVNADTSEILGMTAVAKDAGELAAAGVHVLGKKVAEVADAWAPYLTMAEGIRIAAKAFTTDPSMLSCCA, encoded by the coding sequence ATGCCTACGAAGTACGACCTCGCCATCATCGGATCGGGTGGCGGTGCGTTCGCCGCGGCGATCCGCGCGACCACGCTCGGCAAGTCAGTGGTGATGATCGAGCGCGGCACGCTCGGCGGGACCTGCGTGAACACCGGGTGCGTGCCTTCGAAGGCGCTCATCGCCGCCGCCGAAGCGCGACACGTCGCCGCGGACGCCTCGGCCCAGTTCCCGGGGATCGCGATGACCGCGGAGCAGGTGGACATGCCCGCCCTGATTGCCGGGAAGCAGTCGCTGGTCGAGTCGCTGCGCGGCGAGAAGTACGCCGACGTCGCCGACTCCTACGGCTGGCCGGTGTGGCAAGGAGACGCCGCGTTCGCGGGCACCTTCGACGCGCCGATGCTGGAGGTCGCAGCCACCGACGGGACGGTCCAGGCGATCGAGGCGGAGCACTACCTGGTCGCCACGGGGTCTCGGCCGTGGGCTCCGCCGATCGACGGCCTGGACGAGGCGGGGTACCTGACGTCGACCACCGCGATGGAGCTGGACCAGGTCCCCGAGTCGCTGCTGGTGCTCGGCGGCGGCTACGTCGCCCTGGAGCAGGCGCAGCTGTTCGCGCGTCTCGGTTCCCAGGTCACCGTGCTGGCGCGGTCCCGGCTGGCGTCGAAGGAGGAGCCAGAGGTGTCCAGGACACTTCAGCAGGTGTTCGCCGACGAGGCGATCCGCGTGGTGCGCCGCGCGCTGCCCACCCGAGTGTCCCGGGAAGCAGCGACCGGGCAGGTGTTGGTGACCGCAGACGTGTCGGGCGGCGAGCAGGAGTTCCGCACCGACCAGGTCCTGGTGGCGCTCGGACGCCGCCCGGTCACCGACGGGCTGAATCTCGGCCCGGTCGGGGTGAAGACCGGCGGCTTCGGCGAGGTGGTCGTCTCCGACCGGATGCAGACCTCCAACCCACGGATCTGGGCCGCGGGCGACGTGACGGGGCACCCCGAGTTCGTCTACGTCGCCGCCCACCACGGCACCCTGGTCGCCGAGAACGCCTTCGCTGAAGCCGACCGGGCGGTGGACTACGCCCGGCTGCCGAGAGTGACGTTCACCAGCCCGGCGATCGGGGCGGTCGGCATGACGGAGAAGGAGGTCGTCGCCTCGGGGATCCGCTGTGACTGCCGCGTCCTGCCCCTGCACCACGTGCCCCGCGCGCTGGTCAACCGCGACACCCGCGGCTTCATCAAGATCGTCGTGAACGCCGACACGAGCGAGATCCTCGGCATGACCGCCGTCGCCAAGGACGCCGGGGAACTCGCCGCCGCAGGGGTCCACGTGCTCGGCAAGAAGGTCGCCGAGGTCGCCGACGCGTGGGCCCCCTACCTGACCATGGCTGAAGGCATCCGGATCGCCGCCAAGGCCTTCACCACCGACCCGTCGATGCTGTCGTGCTGTGCGTGA
- a CDS encoding heavy metal-responsive transcriptional regulator codes for MRIGELAEAAGTTAKTLRFYEEQGLLPPAVRTPSGYRDYAPDAIARIDFVHRGQAAGLSLAQIRQILDIRDGGHAPCEHVRDLLDARLAEIEQQIARLTALHATLADLRRDAAHPDPDTCGADRVCRYL; via the coding sequence ATGCGCATCGGGGAACTCGCCGAGGCTGCGGGCACGACGGCGAAGACGCTGCGGTTCTACGAGGAGCAGGGCCTGCTGCCCCCGGCCGTGCGCACCCCGTCTGGCTACCGCGACTACGCGCCCGACGCCATCGCCCGGATCGACTTCGTCCACCGAGGGCAGGCCGCCGGCCTCAGCCTCGCCCAGATCCGCCAGATCCTCGACATCCGAGACGGTGGTCACGCGCCCTGCGAGCACGTGCGCGATCTCCTCGACGCACGCCTGGCCGAGATCGAGCAGCAGATCGCCAGGCTCACCGCATTGCATGCCACCCTTGCCGACCTCAGGCGCGACGCCGCGCATCCGGACCCCGACACGTGCGGAGCGGACAGGGTGTGCCGCTACCTGTAA
- a CDS encoding HNH endonuclease signature motif containing protein — protein MDVIESERDTARDTDRWTEPCTDRFAGCPAPDDEVEGVLGHVLRLVQHARDTTMASAASRDDAQLEGGLRATETARRAVDALELALVAEVNRRGEERGADGLYRDRRLAEGQVADMAPDAVALAIGVGPTEAARRCDLAARASTDLADLTALLASGRVSRRALEQVRKHTRDTDPETTQAMVEHLLGERRGQPGSIRITGMEPHEVAKTCRRLINRLEPELMQARADANRATRLDVRSEPGPVGTSYLTATLPSEMAAALKAAVDAAAKPHLEADPSMPVGTARALGLADLALCGVEVSAEVRLGIPVIASAASRLTFAPVRPSCPGFRGTSTGPRDMTDAEVRELLADDVEYERATTETVRIVAGTGPDEVDVLSEEWLPDVTTQVRAGEGGDAPWVSGTTIPGVGFVPPDVVAAIIGRLDTKVGRALLDARTGTLLETSTSSYAIPKAQREFVAARDGKCRMRGCDRPALSTRLGWQADVDHAIPWPDGDTSPCNLSDLCRHHHLVKHSRRWTHRLDANGSTEWVTPGGTVAFTFPVHAVDDDGDHPSSPSTGTNEPRTSLRPRPRGPTSRQTSHRPRPRGPTSRAAPLRPHPRGPTSSRLMSCRPSDPRCRYWLVVWSHGHHEPAHRTPGRRPLRRGGRLAGGPRRGRRSARRARRPARAARGPRDRDRG, from the coding sequence ATGGACGTCATCGAATCGGAGCGGGACACCGCGAGGGACACGGATCGGTGGACGGAGCCGTGCACGGACAGGTTCGCCGGGTGCCCAGCGCCCGACGACGAGGTCGAAGGGGTGCTGGGCCACGTACTCCGCCTCGTGCAGCATGCGCGTGACACGACGATGGCCTCCGCCGCGTCCCGTGATGATGCGCAGCTCGAGGGCGGCTTGCGGGCCACGGAGACGGCCCGTCGCGCCGTCGACGCGTTGGAGCTGGCCCTCGTTGCCGAGGTCAACCGACGGGGCGAGGAGCGCGGCGCCGACGGTCTCTATCGCGATCGTCGACTGGCCGAGGGGCAGGTGGCCGACATGGCACCCGATGCGGTGGCGCTGGCGATCGGCGTGGGACCGACGGAGGCCGCTCGGCGATGCGATCTGGCCGCCCGCGCCTCCACCGACCTGGCCGATCTGACCGCCCTCCTCGCGAGCGGTCGCGTGAGCCGCCGAGCCTTGGAGCAGGTGCGCAAGCACACGCGGGACACGGACCCGGAGACGACGCAGGCCATGGTCGAGCACCTGCTCGGCGAGCGACGTGGGCAGCCCGGCTCCATCCGCATCACCGGGATGGAGCCTCATGAGGTCGCCAAGACCTGTCGTCGGTTGATCAACCGCCTCGAGCCCGAGCTCATGCAGGCGCGCGCGGATGCCAATCGCGCCACCCGACTCGACGTCCGCTCGGAGCCGGGGCCGGTCGGCACCAGTTATCTGACGGCGACCCTGCCGAGCGAGATGGCTGCGGCTCTCAAGGCGGCCGTCGACGCGGCTGCCAAGCCCCACCTCGAGGCGGACCCGTCGATGCCGGTCGGCACCGCTCGGGCGCTCGGTCTGGCCGACCTCGCACTCTGCGGCGTCGAGGTGTCGGCAGAGGTCCGGCTGGGCATCCCGGTGATCGCCTCGGCGGCGTCGCGACTGACCTTCGCTCCCGTGCGGCCGAGCTGCCCCGGCTTCAGAGGGACGTCCACCGGACCGCGCGACATGACCGATGCCGAGGTCCGCGAGCTGCTCGCCGACGACGTCGAGTACGAGCGGGCGACGACGGAGACCGTCCGGATCGTCGCCGGAACGGGCCCGGACGAGGTGGACGTGCTGTCGGAGGAGTGGCTCCCTGACGTCACCACGCAGGTCCGCGCGGGCGAAGGGGGCGACGCCCCGTGGGTCTCGGGGACGACCATCCCAGGGGTCGGTTTCGTCCCGCCGGACGTGGTGGCGGCGATCATCGGCCGCCTCGACACCAAGGTGGGCCGGGCCCTGCTCGATGCCCGCACCGGCACGCTCCTCGAGACGTCGACCTCCAGCTACGCGATCCCCAAGGCGCAGCGTGAGTTCGTCGCCGCCCGTGACGGGAAGTGCCGGATGCGGGGCTGCGATCGGCCTGCGCTCTCGACCCGCCTGGGGTGGCAGGCCGACGTGGACCATGCGATCCCGTGGCCGGATGGCGACACCAGCCCGTGCAACCTGTCGGACCTGTGCCGACACCACCACCTGGTCAAGCACTCCCGTCGGTGGACCCACCGGCTCGATGCCAACGGATCCACCGAATGGGTCACGCCAGGAGGCACCGTGGCCTTCACCTTCCCCGTCCACGCGGTCGACGACGATGGTGATCACCCTTCGTCCCCATCCACGGGGACCAACGAGCCGAGGACCTCCCTTCGTCCCCGGCCACGGGGACCAACGAGCCGGCAGACCTCCCATCGTCCCCGGCCACGGGGACCAACGAGCCGAGCGGCCCCCCTTCGTCCCCATCCACGGGGACCAACGAGCTCACGACTGATGAGCTGCCGCCCTTCTGACCCACGCTGTCGGTACTGGCTGGTTGTCTGGAGCCATGGACATCACGAGCCTGCTCATCGGACTCCTGGTCGGCGCCCTCTTCGCAGGGGTGGTCGCCTGGCTGGCGGGCCGCGCCGAGGTCGCCGGTCTGCGCGCCGAGCGCGACGGCCTGCGCGAGCGGCTCGAGGACCACGAGATCGCGACCGAGGATGA
- a CDS encoding MaoC/PaaZ C-terminal domain-containing protein, with protein sequence MTQEMPSPASWYFEDFAVGQVFRTQGRTITESDIVSFAGWSWDTNPVHTDAVSAAGGRFGEPIAHGVLGLSVAMGLLSRLGIFEACSIALLGIDGWRFEAPVVVGDTVRCTVTITGARATSKGDAGILERDLVLTNQDDVVVQRGSIGLMVARRQA encoded by the coding sequence ATGACGCAGGAGATGCCATCACCGGCCAGCTGGTACTTCGAGGACTTCGCCGTGGGTCAGGTCTTCCGCACCCAGGGCCGCACCATCACGGAGAGCGACATCGTGAGCTTCGCCGGGTGGAGCTGGGACACCAACCCGGTGCACACCGACGCAGTCAGCGCCGCCGGCGGGCGATTCGGCGAGCCGATCGCCCACGGTGTCCTGGGCCTCTCCGTCGCGATGGGTCTGCTCTCCCGCTTGGGCATCTTCGAGGCCTGCTCGATCGCCCTACTCGGCATCGACGGCTGGCGGTTCGAGGCTCCCGTGGTCGTCGGCGACACAGTCCGGTGCACCGTCACCATCACCGGGGCCCGGGCCACGAGCAAGGGCGACGCCGGCATCCTCGAGCGTGACCTCGTGCTCACCAACCAGGACGACGTGGTCGTCCAGCGCGGCAGCATCGGCCTGATGGTCGCGCGCCGCCAGGCCTGA
- the ychF gene encoding redox-regulated ATPase YchF, which produces MALSIGIVGLPNVGKSTMFNALTKNNVLAANYPFATIEPNVGVVPLPDVRLKRLAEIFGSEKILPATVSFVDIAGIVRGASEGEGLGNKFLANIRESDAICQVVRAFVDDDVTHVDGRIDPASDMETINTELVLADLQTLESAIPRLEKELKGKKIDKAVLDTAVAAREVLEAGDTLSAKGAAAGVDMELAAGLGLLTTKPFIYVFNVDEDQLTDTDLQERMQALVEPAEAIFLNAKLESEVAELEDDEARELLESVGIDEPGLDQLARKGFNTLGLQTYLTAGPKESRAWTIHRGDKAPQAAGVIHTDFERGFIKAEVVSFDDLDALGSMADAKAAGKVRMEGKEYVMVDGDVVEFRFNV; this is translated from the coding sequence GTGGCACTCTCCATCGGAATCGTCGGGCTCCCCAACGTCGGCAAGTCGACGATGTTCAACGCCCTGACCAAGAACAACGTCCTGGCCGCGAACTACCCCTTCGCGACCATCGAGCCCAATGTCGGCGTCGTCCCGCTGCCGGACGTCCGGCTGAAGCGGCTCGCCGAGATCTTCGGGAGCGAGAAGATCCTCCCCGCGACGGTCTCCTTCGTCGACATCGCCGGCATCGTCCGCGGTGCGAGCGAAGGGGAGGGGCTGGGCAACAAGTTCCTCGCCAACATCCGCGAGTCGGACGCGATCTGCCAGGTGGTGCGCGCCTTCGTCGACGACGACGTGACCCACGTCGACGGCCGCATCGACCCGGCCTCCGACATGGAGACCATCAACACCGAGCTCGTCCTCGCTGACCTGCAGACCCTCGAGAGCGCCATCCCGCGGCTCGAGAAGGAGCTCAAGGGCAAGAAGATCGACAAGGCCGTCCTCGACACGGCCGTCGCCGCCCGCGAGGTGCTCGAGGCAGGCGACACCCTCTCTGCGAAGGGAGCGGCCGCCGGGGTCGACATGGAGCTGGCCGCGGGGCTGGGTCTGCTCACCACCAAGCCCTTCATCTACGTCTTCAACGTCGACGAGGACCAGCTGACCGACACCGACCTGCAGGAGCGCATGCAGGCGCTCGTCGAGCCGGCCGAGGCGATCTTCCTCAACGCCAAGCTCGAGTCCGAGGTCGCCGAGCTCGAGGACGACGAGGCGCGCGAGCTGCTCGAGTCCGTGGGCATCGACGAGCCGGGCCTGGACCAGCTCGCGCGCAAGGGCTTCAACACCCTCGGTCTGCAGACCTACCTCACCGCCGGCCCCAAGGAGTCGCGCGCGTGGACGATCCACCGCGGGGACAAGGCTCCCCAGGCGGCGGGCGTCATCCACACCGACTTCGAGCGAGGGTTCATCAAGGCCGAGGTCGTCTCCTTCGACGACCTCGACGCGCTGGGCTCGATGGCCGATGCCAAGGCTGCAGGCAAGGTGCGCATGGAGGGCAAGGAGTACGTCATGGTCGACGGCGACGTGGTGGAGTTCCGCTTCAACGTGTAG
- a CDS encoding DUF664 domain-containing protein: MSQTSDTERGTEPGTASQGPGAAAERPPSWEPPLAGTDAEQIVAALDRQRATFRWKADGLDAAGLGSRFGASRLTLGGLLMHLALVEDYYSSTRLSGTPLDSRWDEVVADEDSDFTPRESPEELYALYDEVVGAARRRYAAALADGGLDQSVHMGIPEVGHANLRRLLLDLLEEYGRHTGHADLLREAVDGRVGEDPDEEWVTPWDR, translated from the coding sequence ATGAGCCAGACATCCGACACCGAACGCGGCACCGAGCCCGGGACCGCTTCCCAGGGACCCGGAGCGGCTGCCGAGCGCCCGCCCTCATGGGAGCCGCCACTGGCCGGTACTGACGCCGAGCAGATCGTAGCGGCGCTCGACCGGCAGCGCGCCACCTTCCGGTGGAAGGCCGACGGCCTCGACGCCGCGGGCCTGGGGTCACGCTTCGGCGCCTCACGGCTGACGCTCGGCGGTCTGCTCATGCACCTCGCCCTCGTCGAGGACTACTACTCCAGCACCCGCCTGTCCGGCACGCCCCTCGACTCCCGCTGGGACGAGGTCGTCGCCGACGAGGACTCCGACTTCACCCCGAGGGAGTCGCCCGAGGAGCTCTACGCGCTCTACGACGAGGTGGTCGGTGCGGCCCGACGCCGCTACGCAGCCGCCCTCGCCGACGGTGGTCTCGACCAATCGGTGCACATGGGCATCCCCGAGGTGGGTCACGCCAACCTGCGCCGGCTGCTGCTCGACCTCCTCGAGGAGTACGGCCGGCACACCGGTCACGCCGACCTGCTGCGCGAGGCCGTCGACGGGCGCGTGGGCGAGGACCCCGACGAGGAGTGGGTCACCCCCTGGGACCGATGA
- a CDS encoding DNA recombination protein RmuC yields MVAWLAGRAEVAGLRAERDGLRERLEDHEIATEDDDRTAAALVPLGETLRRVSAKVEQLERDRVSQYASVRDALGRVEDSTTRVGREASSLASSLRISSVRGAWGEVQLRRVLEVSGMLARCDFDEQARGEASTGRDVRPDVVVNLPGGKHLVIDAKAPMSHWLQAQAEEIDPSEHDRLLEAHAASLRSHATTLAGKAYWTAFDPSPEMVVCFVPSDATLASALSRAPGLHEEAMAERVVIASPGTLLALLRTVAYAWQQESVTRDAQELLTIGRELYERLGTLGEHATRMGRSLQRSVEDYNRLVGSLESRVLVSARRMSEIGISPDELEEVAPVTTAPRPLTAPELLDTIAADHARPELDLGLTRQPHQEQDGQHPRREEAS; encoded by the coding sequence GTGGTCGCCTGGCTGGCGGGCCGCGCCGAGGTCGCCGGTCTGCGCGCCGAGCGCGACGGCCTGCGCGAGCGGCTCGAGGACCACGAGATCGCGACCGAGGATGACGACCGGACCGCCGCCGCGCTCGTGCCCCTCGGCGAGACCCTGCGCCGGGTCTCGGCCAAGGTCGAGCAGCTCGAGCGCGACCGGGTGAGCCAGTACGCCTCGGTGCGTGACGCGCTGGGCCGCGTGGAGGACTCGACGACCCGTGTGGGGCGCGAGGCATCATCACTGGCCTCGTCCCTGCGCATCTCCTCCGTGCGCGGGGCCTGGGGCGAGGTGCAGCTGCGCCGGGTGCTCGAGGTGTCCGGCATGCTCGCCCGCTGCGACTTCGACGAGCAGGCACGTGGCGAGGCCTCCACCGGACGCGACGTGCGTCCCGACGTCGTCGTCAACCTGCCCGGCGGCAAGCACCTCGTCATCGACGCCAAGGCACCGATGAGTCACTGGCTGCAGGCCCAGGCCGAGGAGATCGACCCGTCCGAGCACGACCGTCTGCTCGAGGCGCACGCTGCCTCCCTCCGCTCGCACGCGACGACCTTGGCGGGCAAGGCCTACTGGACCGCCTTCGACCCCTCCCCCGAGATGGTCGTGTGCTTCGTCCCGTCCGACGCGACGCTGGCGTCCGCCCTCTCCCGCGCGCCCGGGCTGCACGAGGAGGCGATGGCCGAGCGGGTCGTGATCGCCTCCCCCGGCACCTTGCTCGCCCTGCTGCGCACCGTGGCCTACGCCTGGCAGCAGGAGTCCGTGACCCGCGACGCCCAGGAGCTGCTCACCATCGGACGCGAGCTCTACGAGAGGTTGGGGACGCTCGGCGAGCACGCCACCCGGATGGGCCGCTCGCTGCAGCGCTCCGTCGAGGACTACAACCGCCTCGTCGGCTCGCTCGAGTCCCGTGTGCTCGTCAGCGCCCGACGGATGAGCGAGATCGGGATCAGCCCCGACGAGCTGGAGGAGGTGGCTCCCGTGACGACCGCTCCTCGGCCGCTCACCGCGCCCGAGCTCCTCGACACCATCGCCGCCGACCACGCCCGGCCCGAGCTCGATCTCGGGCTGACACGTCAACCTCATCAGGAGCAGGATGGCCAGCATCCCCGACGCGAGGAGGCGTCATGA
- the hutG gene encoding formimidoylglutamase translates to MSAAFEWVGREDGPGPEHRRFFRTVSAPGPGVRPDAALIGFASDEGVHRNKGRVGAVDGPTALRSALASLAVHGELTVVDHGDIAVEGTDLEDGQRRLGAVVEAAREEAPLTVVLGGGHETAYGSYLGLGQRPRLGVLNLDAHFDLRQEDRPTSGTPFLQIARDRQAQGLDVHYAVLGVSRASNTGVLFDTAAELDAPWLLDDDCQEVAGPVAFVEQFLAGVDELYLSIDLDVLPAANAPGVSAPAALGVPPFVIQAVCDAVADSGKLIHLDVTELSPRFDTDQRTARIAARLIHRVITRAAARRKA, encoded by the coding sequence ATGAGCGCCGCATTCGAGTGGGTCGGTCGTGAGGACGGACCCGGGCCGGAGCACCGGCGGTTCTTCCGCACGGTGAGTGCTCCGGGACCCGGGGTGCGTCCGGATGCGGCGCTCATCGGATTCGCCAGCGACGAAGGGGTGCACCGCAACAAGGGGCGGGTCGGCGCGGTCGACGGGCCGACCGCCCTTCGCTCGGCACTCGCCTCGCTGGCGGTGCACGGCGAGCTCACCGTCGTCGACCACGGTGACATCGCCGTGGAGGGGACCGACCTCGAGGACGGTCAACGCCGGCTCGGGGCCGTCGTCGAGGCCGCGCGCGAGGAGGCCCCTCTGACGGTGGTGCTCGGTGGCGGCCACGAGACCGCCTACGGCAGCTACCTCGGACTCGGCCAGCGACCGAGGTTGGGCGTGCTCAACCTCGACGCACACTTCGACCTGCGGCAGGAGGACCGGCCGACCTCGGGGACCCCCTTCCTGCAGATCGCCCGGGACCGCCAGGCGCAGGGTCTGGACGTGCACTACGCGGTCCTCGGGGTGAGCCGGGCGAGCAACACCGGTGTCCTCTTCGACACCGCGGCGGAGCTCGATGCGCCGTGGCTGCTGGACGACGACTGCCAGGAGGTCGCGGGACCGGTCGCCTTTGTCGAGCAGTTCCTCGCGGGCGTCGATGAGCTGTACCTGTCGATCGACCTCGATGTGTTGCCCGCTGCCAATGCTCCGGGCGTGAGCGCGCCTGCGGCACTGGGGGTTCCGCCCTTCGTCATCCAGGCGGTGTGCGATGCCGTCGCCGACAGCGGCAAGCTGATCCACCTCGACGTCACCGAGCTCAGCCCACGCTTCGACACCGATCAACGCACGGCCAGGATTGCCGCTCGTCTGATCCATCGCGTCATCACCCGCGCTGCTGCACGCAGGAAGGCCTGA